The genomic DNA CGGCGTGGTCAATGACCTGCGCATCGCGGTGGGGGGCGATCTCGATTTCTCGACCGTGCTGATCGACCGCCTCTCGCGTGACGCGCAACGCATGGGCCTCAAGGTGCCCGGCATCTATATGGCCTACACGCCCCTGGCGTTGATGCCCTCGCCCTATGCGCCGACGCATGAACAGGGGGAGCATCAACTCGGGCCCATCGACGATATCCTGCGCAATCCGATACAGCCGAATGACCTGGCGGCCCGCAATCCGGACGTGCTGGATCTGCGCGACGACATGGACGCCAGCCGCGTGTACGCACAAGGCTCCATCACGGGGCTCAGGATGCGCGCCAACGAACAGACCTGGGTGCGTGCGGGCGTGGACATCCGCGGCATCGAGCTGCTTGGCCGCAACCTGCGCGCGACCGACGTGACGCTGCTGGAGGCCGGCAACGACATCCTGCATCTGCGCACGGACCTGAATCCCTATGCGGTCAACGACATCGAGATCCAGGGGCCGGGGCTGCTGGTGATGGCCGCCGGCCGGGACATCTACGCGAACGCGTTGCGGGTGGTCACACTGGGTCATCACGAGGCTTACGACACCAATAACCGCCCCGTGCCGGGCCGCAAGGTGAATGGCTTGCCCGAGCAGGGTGCCGGCATCACCCTGATGGCGGGGCTGGCGGGTGCCGCGGATTACGCTGCCTTCGAGTCGGCCTACCTGGATCCGGCTCGGGTGGCGGCGATGCCGGATTACCTGACCGGGACCGGGCCGGAGGGCACGCGCCTGCCGATCTACCTCAGCGACCTGGTGCAGACGCGCGCGGATGGCTTTGCCAAGACCGTCAGGCGCGGGCTGGTGTCGTACATGGAGACCCTGACCGGCGAGCGTCTGGCGCCGATGGACGCCTGGGCGCGGTATCAGGCCTTGCCGGCGCTGGCGCGCGAAGCCTTCCTGCGGCAGGCCTTCCTGCTGGAGCTGCGCGATGCGGGCCGCGACCAGAACGAGCCCGGCGTGGACGAGCTGCCGCGCAACGGCGGCTACAACCGCGGCCACGCCGCCGTCCGCACCCTGTTCCCCGGGGACGCGTGGCGGGGCGACATCACCGCGAACAACCTGATGGTGCGCACTTACCTGGGCGGCGACATCAATGTCTTCACGCCAGGCGGCGGCCTGCAGGTGGCCGCGCTGGGCGCCGAGGTGCCAGCGGGTTTCGGCCTGGTGACGCTGGCATCGGGCCACATCAATGTGTTCGCACGCGACGACATCACGATCAACCGGTCGCGCCTGCTGTCCTTCGTGCCGGAGGCCACGCGCCAGGGCAGCGACCAGATCCTCTGGTCCACGCGCGGCGACATCGATGCCGGGCGCGGCGCCAAGACCGTGCGCGTGCCGTCCTCGCCCGAGGTGCTGACCGATGAGGACGCCAACACCGTGGTGCGCGAGCGCGCCGACATGAGCGGCAGCGGCATCGGCACGGTCGGGGATGGCGACGTGGACATGGTGGCGCCGGAAGGCACCGTGAATGCGGGCGACGCCGGCATCCGCGTGGCGGGCAACCTGAACATCGCCGCCTTGCAGGTGCTGAATGCCGCCAACATCGAGGTCCAGGGCGAAAGCAAGGGCGTGCCGCTGGCGGTCGTGGTGGATACCGGGGCGTTGACCTCGGCCAGTGCCGCCTCCTCGTCGGCGGCCAGCGCCGCGCAGGAGTCGGTGCAGCGTCAGCGCAGGGAAGCGCGCCGCAATCTGCCTTCCATCATCAGCGTGCAGATCCTGGGTTTCGGCGATGCGCCCGCTGGCGAGGAGGCGCGCCGGCCGGGCGAGCGGCACTCATCGGCGCCGCCCGACGGCATGATGGAAACCCTGGCGGCGGGCAAGCTGTCGGCAAGCGCGCGGGCGCGGTTGACGGAAGAGGAAGCCCGCCAGATGGGGCTGTAAGCAGGACGAAGCCGGCGCGGCGCCGGCTTCAACGCTGCTTCGAATACGCCAGCAGGATGATCCCGCTCAGCACGATGGCCCCGCCCACCAGCTGTATCGGTTCCAGCGTTTGGCCCAGCAGGGCCCAGCCCATGAACAGCGTGGCGACCGGCTCGATGTTCATGACCGGCGCATTGCGCGCCATGTCCAGGCGCGGAATGGACACGAAGAGGATGGAAAAAGCGGTGGAATACAGCACGGCCAGCGCGGCAATGCCAAGCCAGCCCCGCAGGCTGTCGGGCGTGACCATGCCGCTGGGCAGCACGCCCGCGCTGCCCGCGCCGATCATGAGCGTGAACACGACCAGGATGGTGTAGAAGCTGCGCGTGGCGCCCGCCAGGGGCGCCAGCTTGTGCTCGGTGACCCACAGGCCCGAGGCGAAGGCGCAGGCGGCGGTCACCGCGCAGGCGATCCCCACGAGCCACTCCGGGCCCACGGCCTGGCCGGCCAGCTTGGCGGGGATGTCCAGCACCAGCAGCAGGCCGCACAGCGTGATGCTCATGATGAGCGCGGTGCGGCGGCTGGGCGGCTTGCCGCCCAATGCCCAGGTCAGCAGCGCCAGGATCACAGGGAATACGTTGGCCACCAGCAGCGCCACGGCCACGGGCACGCGGGCCACGGCGGAATAGAGGCACAGGCTCTGGATGGTGATGAGCACGCCGAGCAGTGCCTGCCACCGCCAGGTGCCCGGGGGCAGCCGCAGCGACTGGCGCTGCCACAGGACGACCGCGCCCAGCGCCAGCAGGCCCGTGCCCGAGCGCACCAGCACCGCCAGCAGCAGGCCCGTGCCTTCATCGAACGCGATGCGCGCGGCGACGTGGTTGCCGGCAAAGGTGCAGCCCACGGCAAGCAGCACGGCGATGGCGACATGACGGGGGAAGACGGCAGGCTTGGCGGCGTGTGACACGGAGGAAGATTCAGGATACTTGTTGTCGACAGACTATACGCCTGTCATGTGAGGCGCGGGCGTTTCCCGGTAGCGCAACTGCCAGCGCAGGGCGGCCTGCTGGCCCGAGGTCAACCATCGTAGCCCGGGACGGCCGGGCAGGTGATGCGCATCGATGGGGTGGCTGACGGGCTCGAAGCAGAAGAAGTCCCGGCCCGCCGGGCAATACAGCAGGTACAGGCCGCAGCCGGTGGCGCGTCCGGCCAGTGCATAGCCGTGGTCGGGTTGCGAGATCACGCACGTGCCATCCCACCCGTCGAAGGCGTGGTCGACGGGGGTGGCGGGCAGCGCACGGGCCTGCGGGAAGCGCCAGTCAGCGGGCACCGGCGTGAGCGCGTCAGGCAGCGCGCCGGGCTGGCCCTGCCAGACGGCTGTCGCGGGCGCGTGCAGCCGGGTCGCGGCGTTGCGAGGGAAGTAAGGGTGCAGGCCCAGCCCGTGCCAGTTGGGACGGTGGTCGTGATGCGTGACCACCAGCCGGCAGTCCAGGCATCCTTCGTCCAGCGTGATGCGCTGCTCGGCAACGTAGGCGAAGGGCGTGGCGCACGCGAGCCGCAAGTGCGCGTGGCGCGCGCCGTGCGAGACTACCTGCCACGCCTGCTGCCAGGCGGAACCGTGGATGGGGTGGGGGTCGTGCGAGGTGTTGGGCGCCAGCGCCTGCCACCCTTGCGGGGTCTCGTAGCCGCCTTGGCCGATGCGGTTGGACCAGGGCACGAGCGGATACTGCGCCAGGGTGCGCGGGCTGGCGTCCGAGGCGATGGCATCGCCGCCATCGCGCAGCAGCGGCAGCCCGTCGCGCAGCCGCCGCCAGCTGGCGATGGCCCCGCCCAGCGACGGCGCGAGCGCCAGCCGGGTGAGGCCGTCTTGCAGGACCAGCAGGGGCGTGCGCGGGACGTCGCGCGTCACAGCACCAGGCCGGGCAGCCACAGCGAGATGGCGGGGATGTAGGTGACCGCCATCAGCACCAGGAAGAGCGCCAGGTAGAAGGGCAGCAGCGCCTTGATGGTGGCTTCGATGCTGACCTTGCCCACCGCCGCGCCCACGAACAGCACGGCGCCCACCGGCGGCGTGATGAGCCCGATGCCCAGGTTCACCAGCATGATCATGCCGAAGTGCACCGGGTCGACGCCGATGCTGGTGACGACCGGCAGCAGGATGGGCGTGAGGATCAGGATGAGCGGCGCCATGTCCATCATCGTGCCCAGGATGAGCAGCATGATGTTGATGTACAGCAGGATCATGGTCGGGTTGTCCGACAGCGCCATGAAGGTGGCCGTGATCTGGGCCGGGATCTGCATCAGCGTGAGCATGTAGCCGAAGCTGGCCGCGAAGCCGATCAGCATCATCACGATGGAGACCGTGCGGATGGTGCGGTGCATGAGCTTGGGCAGGTCGCGCCAGCGGTAGTCGCGATAGATGAACATCGTCACGAAGAAGGCCCACAGCACAGCGATGGCGGCGGATTCGGTGGCGGTGAAGACACCGGAAAGAATGCCGCCCAGGATGATGACGAGCGTCATCAGCCCCCAGGTTGCCTCCACGCAGATCTTCAAGGCTTCGCGCAGCGGAATCACCTTGCCCTTGGGATAGTTGCGTCGCCGGGCGAATACCATGCACAGCGCCATGAGCGCCGCGCTCATCAACAGGCCGGGCAGGATGCCGGCCATGAAGAGCGCGGCAATCGACACCGAGCCGCCGGCCGCCAGCGAGTACAGCACCGAGTTGTGGCTGGGCGGCGTCAGCAGCGCCTGCACGGAGCCGCTGACGGTGACGGCGGTGGAGAATTCGCGCGGATAGCCTTTCTTCACCATCTCGGGGATCATCACCGAGCCCACGGAGGCCGTATCGGCCACGGACGAGCCGGAGATGGCGCCGAAGAAGGTCGAGGCCACGATGTTCACCAGCGAGAGGCCGCCACGCACGAAACCGACCAGCACGCCCGCGAAGGCGATGAGGCGGCGCGACATGCCGCCTTCGGCCATGATGGCGCCCGCCAGCACGAAGAAGGGAATGGCCAGCAGCGAGAACTTGCTGACGCCACCGGCCACCTGGATCATCATCGCGCTGAAGGGAATGTCGATCCAGAACGCGCCGATGAGCGCGGACAGGCCCAGCGCATAGGCCACGGGCATGCCGAGAACGATGAGCAGCAGGAAACTGCCGATGAGGACGAAGGCATCCATTATTCGACTCCCTCGGCTGCGGGGGCATCCAGCTGCATGATGGGGCGTTCATGCTGTTCGCCGAGCAGCATCCGTTCGATCACGAAGGCGAGCGTGACGGCCGCGCCGACGGGAATCGGCAGATAGGCCATGCCTGTGCGCAAGCCGGGCAGGGCACTGTTGAACTGGCCCCAGGTGGCCATGCACAGGTTGATGCCCCAGATCAGCATGAAGAGCGCCACGATGCCCATCAGCAATTGGATGAGCACGCCGCAGCCCTTGCTGAACGAGGCACCCAGCCGGGCGGTGAATATCGCCACGGCCATGTGCGCGTTGGCACGGTAGGCGGCCGCGGCGCCCAGGAAGGTGAAGACGGTGACGAGCAGCACCGCCACGGGTTCGGGCCAGCGCGAGCCCGTGCCCAGCACGTAGCGCGCGAAGATGCCCCAGGGAATGATGAGGGCGATCGCGGTCAGCGACAGGCCCGAAATCCAGATGCAGGCGTTGTACAACGCGTCGTTGGCGCGCAGGATCAGGTTCTTCATGAAGGCTCCGGACGCCGGCCGCCTGCGCCACCTGGATCGGGAAGCGCATGGGCCGGCCTGTGTCCCAGGCGTGGGGTGACGGTGTTACTGCACCGCGGCAATGCGCTTCATCAGCTCGGCATACGGCGCGCCGTGCTTCTCGCGCACCGGGGCCGTGCCCTGCTGGAAGGGCGTCTTGTCGATCTCGATGAACTCGACGCCGGCGGCCTTGAGCTTGTCATTGCTCTCGGCCACGCGCTTGTTCCACAGCTCGCGCTGCTCCAGCTGCGCTTCGCGCGCCACCTTCTTCACCAGGGCCTGGTGTTCGGGCGTGAGCTTTTCCCAGCTGCGCTTGGACATCACCAGCAGCTCGGGAATGATCAGGTGGCCGCTTTGCGTGAAGAACTTGGTGATCTGGTAGTGGTTGTGCGCCAGCAGGGTCGGCGAGTTGTTCTCGGCGCCGTCGATCACGCCGGTCTGCAGCGCGCTGAAGATTTCGCCCGTGTTCATGGCCACGCCATTGCCGCCCATGGCTTCCATGGTGTCGAGCAGCACGGGGTTGTTCTGCATGCGGATCTTCATGCCCTTCAGGTCGGCGGCCGTGCGCACCGGCTTCTTGGTGTACAGGTGGCGCGTGCCGCCATCCATCCAGCCCAGCGCGACCAGGTTGAAGTTGGCGTTCGTGACCTTGTCGAGGATCTCCTGGCCGATCTCGCCGTCGACCACGCGGCGCATGTGTGCCTCGTCACGGAAGACGTAGGGCAGGTTGAAGACGTTCACGTCCGGCACGATGGGGCCCACCACGCCCAGCGAGATGCGCGCGATCTGCACGGCGCCCAGCTGGGTCTGTTCCACCACCTCGGTTTCGGTGCCCAGCACGCCGCCGGAGAACATCTGGATCTTCAGCTTGCCGCCGGTGGCGGCTTCCAGCTTCTTGCCCATCTGCTCCACCGCCACCACGGTGGGATAGCCGGCGGAATGGGTGTCCGACGCCTTCAGCGTCTGGGCCAGGGCCACGGAGGGCAGGGCCAGCGCCAGCGGCAGGGCGGCGAGCAGGGTGCGTAGCGGTTTCATGGGGTGTCTCCTGTTTTCTTATGGAAGGATGGGCAGGGGCCGTCCGGCTCCTAGCCCCGGAACGCGGGTTCGGCCAGGCCGGCCACGCCCGGATTGAGGGCGAAGACGCCGCCGGCCAGCGGCTGGTCGGACAGGTCGATGCCTTGCGGGCGGATGGAGGCGACGAAGAGCGTGCGCAGGCCCGGGCCGCCGAAGGCGCACATCGTGGGTTTCTTCACGGGCACGGCCAGCGAACGGTCCAGCCGGCCGTCGGGCGTGAAGCGATGCACCAGGCCCGCGTCGTTGCCGCAGATCCAGTAGCAGCCGTGCGCGTCCACCGCGGCGCCGTCGGGACGGCCGGGGAACGAGTTCATGTCGATGAAGAGACGGCGGTTCGACGGCGTGCCAGTGCGGGTGTCGTAGTCGAAGGCCCAGACGCGGCGCACGCTGGCATGCGAATCGGACACATACATCGTGCGCCCATCGGGGCTGAAGGCGATGCCGTTGGGCACCACCAGGCCGTCGAGGCGCGGGGACAGCGTCTGGCCGGGCTGGGCGCTGTCCAGGCGGTACAGGGCGCCCACGGGCGCGCCTTGCGCCATGTCCATGAGCATGCTGCCCGTCCAGAAACGGCCTTGACGGTCGCAGCGCCCGTCGTTCAGGCGCATGCCTGCCAGGGCGTGCGGGATGCGGGCCAGCAGCGTCTGCGCCAGCTGGCCGCCGGCCTCGGGCCGCAGCGCGAAGATGCCGCTTTCCATGCCCGCCACCCAGCCGTCGCCGTGGCGGGCCAGGCAGGCGATCTGCTCGCCGGCCGTCCAGGCCGTGTGGCTGCCGTCTTCGGCGCGCCAGCGGTTGAGCGTCCTGCCGGGGATGTCCACCCAATACAGCGCCTGTTCGGCGGCCTGCCACACCGGGCTTTCGCCCACGCCGTGGCGCGCGTCCACGATGAGTTCGGCGCCGGCGACGGGCGGCCGCGCGCGGGCGGCGGGGGCCTCGAAGGGGCCGGCGGCCACGAAAGCGCCGCCCTGGTAGACCATCGAAGGGTCGTCGGCCGGGGGCGCGGGCTGCGCCTCGACCTGGTCGCGGAACACGCGCGAGCTGTCCTGCGGGGCATAGCCCAGGTGGGCCGCGTGGCGGTTGTCCCACCACACCACGTCGTTGTCGGACATGCCGTAGACCACCGTGTGGCCGACGCCGGGCGTGAAGAGCGCACGTTCGAGCAGCGCGGTCAGGTCGCGGTAGCTGAGCCACGTGGACATCATGCGGCGGTTGGCGGGCGCCGGGAACGACGAGCCGATGCGGATGCTGACGGTCTCGATGCCGTAGCGGTCGAAATAGAAGCTGGCCACGTCCTCGCCATAGGATTTCGACAGGCCGTAGTAGCTGTCGGGCCGGCGCGGCGCGTGGGCGTCGAGGGTCTCGGTCTGCTTGTGGAAGCCGATGACGTGGTTGGAGCTGGCGAAGACCACGCGCTTCACGCCATTGCGCCGCGCCGCCTCGTAGAGATGGAAGATGCCGCGGATGTTGGCGTCCAGGATCTCCTCGAAGGGACGTTCGACCGAGACGCCGCCGAAATGCAGGATGGCGTCGACATCGCGGGCCAGGGCGTCGACGGCGTCGCGGTCGGCCAGGTCGCACGGCACGACTTCTTCGCCGGGACCGGCGGGGTCCATGGGGGCGAGGTCGGACAGGCGCAGGATGCGGGCGTAGGGGCGCAGGCTTTGCCGCAGCACCTTGCCCAGGCCGCCGGCGGCGCCGGTCAGCAGGATGCGGTCGAGGCGGTTCGGGGTCTCGGGTCGGGTCATGGCGGGAATCGATGATCGCCCCCGGAAGGGGGCGGCTTGTCTCGGGAACGAAGCGTCACCGGATCGATGCGTTCGTCATATGTTGTCGTATGAGTTGATGGATTATCTGCCGCCAAAAATCGGCATGTCAACGACAAACCCGAGTCATCGGGGCAATCCCTCGCCTAGGGATTACGATAGGCTGAGAGCCTTTGTTTACGCGAAGCTTACGAAGCCGAGGCGATGCGTGAAAGCTGCGGTTCCGCGGTGAAATAGCGCTATCCCCAATCGCCATGCGGGTTCCGATGAAGAGAACCCAGGAATTTAGTTGTATGACAACGTAAACATCGCTGTCGCGTCTGACGGGACGCGGTGTCAGGTCCGGCGATCCCTGCCGGAAGCTTTCAATTGGCGCCGGGGCGGAAGGCGGACATGCCCTGCAGGCAATGCGAGACGAACTGGTTGGCGGCAGGCGACAGGTGCCGGCCCGCGCGCGTGATCAGATGCACCTCGGCCCGTTCCAGGATGTCATGGCGCACGGGCACGGCGAACAGTTCGCCCGCCGCCAGTTCGTGCGAGATCGAGAAGCGGGGCAGCAGCGTGATGCCCTGGCCGGTGGCGACGAAGGCCTTGAGCACCGAGATCAGGTTGGTGGTGAGCACGGGGTTCAGCCGCGTCTTCTCCGTGTACTCCACGTGGGCCAGCAACTGGCGGATGCCGTAGCTGCCGTTCATCAGGGCGATGGGCCAGCGCGTGAGTTCGGCGAATGCCAGGTGTTGCTCGCGCCGCAGGGGGTGGTCGGGGGCAACGATGGCGCACATGGGCTGCTGGCAGGCCGCGCGCATGACGATGCGTGAATCGGCGGGGGTGTTGTAGACCAGGCCCAGCTCGGCCTCGTCTTCGCTGATGCGGCGCAGGATCTCGGTGGTGCCGTTGATCTCCACCGAGACGGTGATGCCCGGATAGTGTTCGCGGAATGCCCGCAGCGGGTTGCGCACGAGGTCCTGCACGAAACCCTCGCCCGTCACCACGGCCACCGAGCCGCTGCGCAGGCCGCGCAGCGATTCGATCTTCGAGAGCATGTCGCCACGATGCGCCACCTGCTGGCGCGTGTAGTCGATCAGCAACTGGCCCGCCTGCGTGGGCACCACGCCCTTGCGGTGGCGTTCCAGCAACGCCACGTTCAGCTCCTCTTCCAGCAGCGCGATCTGGCGGCTGACGGCCGAGGGCGCGATGGCGAGCTTCTCGGCGGCTGCGCGCACACTGCCGCAGTGCACGGCCTCATAGAGATAGGGCAGGCGTTGCTCGGGAAAGGCAGGCATGGCGGCGGGCTCTGTGACAGGACGGGTGGTGTGCGAATTATTAGAACAAAAAAACTGAAAGAGGAGTTTTCCGCGTTGCTACAGTGCGGACTAGCTGGGCCGCGCAGTGGCCTGGCCACACCACATTCGTTCATTTCAGCCAGGTGACCGGCACAACAAGGCCGGCGCCCAAGGGGAGAAGTTCCATGGCAACCATTCCGCTCGCCGGTCAGGCGCAGAGCGCAAGCCCGCTACGTCTTTATGTCCTGGCGATCGTCATCGCCGTCGTGGCCGAGGCGCTCGGCCCCCTGGCGATCCCGCTGGGCATCGGCAAGGTCGTGCTGCTGCCCATGATCTGGGCGCTGCTCATCGGCCTGGCGCTGGGCATCTGGCAGCAACGCCTGCCCGCGGCCACGCGCGTCGACCTGCCTACGCAGTTCCTGGCATCCGCCGTCCTGCAGCCCGCGCTGCTGATCTTCATCGCCAAGCTGGGCCTGCTGGTGGGCGGCGCGCTGCCCAAGCTGGCGGAAGCCGGCTGGGGCCTGCTGCTGCAGGAGTTCGGCAACCTGTTCGGCTGCGTGCTGCTGGGCATGCCGGTGGCGCTGCTGCTGGGCATCAAGCGTGAGGCCGTGGGGGCGACCTTCTCCATCGGCCGCGAGCCGGGCCTGGCCATCATCGGCGAGAAGTTCGGCATGGATTCGCCCGAGGGCCGCGGCGTGCTGGCCGAGTACGTGACCGGCACGCTCATCGGCGCCATCTTCATCTCGATCTTCGCGGGCTTCGTCACCAGCCTGAACCTCTTCCACCCGCTGGCCCTGGCCATGGGCGCGGGCGTGGGCTCGGGCAGCATGACCGCCGCCGCCGTGGGCGCCATCGCCGCGCAGCAGACGCCTGAAGTCGCCAAGGACGTGGCCGCTTTCGCCGCCGCCAGCAACCTGATCGCGACGACCGTGGGCACCTACATGACGCTGTTCATCTCGCTGCCCTTCGCCGTCTGGGCCTACCGCGTGCTGGAGCCCGTGCTGGGCCGTGGCCGCGACCGCGGCGACAAGGGCGCCATCCAGCTGACCGAGACCGAGAAGCAGGCCGCCGGCATGATCGTGCCCGACCTGAAGTGGCTCGAGCGCCTGCTCGCCTGGTGCGTGGTGGGCTTCATGGTGCTGCTGGGCAACCGCGTGGGCTTCGGCGTGCCGATCCTGGAAGCGCTGCCCGGCGTGGCGCTGATGGTGGGCGCGGTCGTCATCGGCGACCTGATCTATCGCGGCCTGGGCCGCAAGATCCCGGCCGTGTGCTGGGTCTCGCTGGTCGCCATGGGCATGACCTTCCCCGGCTTCCCGCTGGCCTCGACCATCGCCGAGCTGACCGGCAAGGTGAGCTTCCTGGCGCTGATCACCCCCATGCTGACCTTCGCCGGCCTGTCGCTGGCCAAGGACCTGCCGGCGTTCCGCCGCCTGGGCTGGCGCATCGTCGTCGTGTCGCTGCTGGCCAATGCCGGCGTGTTCCTCGGCGCCGCCTTCATCGCGCAATTCTTCGTCCACACGCTGTAAGGGGCCCGGACATGACGCAAGCATTGAACGCCGCCGGCCAGCGCGCCGGCGTCATCGGACTGGGCAACATGGGCGGCGGCATGGCGCTGTCGCTGCACCGCGCGGGCTTCGCCGTCACGGGCTTCGATCCGTCGCCCGCGGCGCGCGAGGCGCTGGCCGCAAGCGGCATGGCGCTGGTCGACAGCATCGCCGCGCTGGTCGCGGCCTCGGATGTGATCGTCCTGTCGCTGCCCACCTCCGACATCGTCGAGAAGGTCGTGCTGGGCGAGGACGGCATCCTGGCCCACGCCAGGCATCCCGTGATCCTGCTCGATACCTCCACCGCCGACCCCACCAGCACCGTGCGTATCGCGCAGGCGCTGGCTGGCAGCCCGATCTCGTTCGTCGATGGCCCGGTCAGCGGCGGCCCCAAGGCCGCGCACAGCGGCAACATGACCATGCTGCTGGGCGGCGATGAGGCCGTGCTGGCGCGCCTGGCGCCGGCCCTGGACGTCATGACCGGCAAGCGCGTGCGCGTGGGCCCGGTGGGCGCCGGCCACTCGGCCAAGCTGCTGAACAACCTGCTGTGCGGCGTGCACCTGGTGGCCGCCGGCGAAGCCATGCGCATCGCGCGTGGCGCCGGCCTGGACCCCGAGGAGATCCTGAAGGGGATCAACGCCGGCTCGGGCCGCAGCGGGGTGACCGAAGTGAACTATCCCACCTGGATCCTGAACGACGCCTTCAATTCGGGCTTCACCATGAAGTTGATGCGCAAGGACCTGCGCCTGGCCGCCGGTCTCATCGAGCGCGCGGGCGCGGGCGCCCCGCTTTCGGCGGAAGCGCTGCGCCTGTGGCGCGAGTCGGCCGGCGACGTGGCCGACAGCGACGACTTCAACTGCATCGTCAACTACGAGGAAAAGCAATGAGCAGCACCCAAGCCATTACCGCCGACGTGTTCCAGGCCTTCCAGGCGTTCTTCCCGGGCGCGTCCCAGGTCGCGTCGTACGTGGACGGCAAGCTGCTGGCCGGCACCGGCGAGGTCGTCGCGCTGAAGCAGGCGTCCACCGGC from Orrella dioscoreae includes the following:
- a CDS encoding SMP-30/gluconolactonase/LRE family protein → MAAGPFEAPAARARPPVAGAELIVDARHGVGESPVWQAAEQALYWVDIPGRTLNRWRAEDGSHTAWTAGEQIACLARHGDGWVAGMESGIFALRPEAGGQLAQTLLARIPHALAGMRLNDGRCDRQGRFWTGSMLMDMAQGAPVGALYRLDSAQPGQTLSPRLDGLVVPNGIAFSPDGRTMYVSDSHASVRRVWAFDYDTRTGTPSNRRLFIDMNSFPGRPDGAAVDAHGCYWICGNDAGLVHRFTPDGRLDRSLAVPVKKPTMCAFGGPGLRTLFVASIRPQGIDLSDQPLAGGVFALNPGVAGLAEPAFRG
- a CDS encoding DUF3100 domain-containing protein, with the protein product MATIPLAGQAQSASPLRLYVLAIVIAVVAEALGPLAIPLGIGKVVLLPMIWALLIGLALGIWQQRLPAATRVDLPTQFLASAVLQPALLIFIAKLGLLVGGALPKLAEAGWGLLLQEFGNLFGCVLLGMPVALLLGIKREAVGATFSIGREPGLAIIGEKFGMDSPEGRGVLAEYVTGTLIGAIFISIFAGFVTSLNLFHPLALAMGAGVGSGSMTAAAVGAIAAQQTPEVAKDVAAFAAASNLIATTVGTYMTLFISLPFAVWAYRVLEPVLGRGRDRGDKGAIQLTETEKQAAGMIVPDLKWLERLLAWCVVGFMVLLGNRVGFGVPILEALPGVALMVGAVVIGDLIYRGLGRKIPAVCWVSLVAMGMTFPGFPLASTIAELTGKVSFLALITPMLTFAGLSLAKDLPAFRRLGWRIVVVSLLANAGVFLGAAFIAQFFVHTL
- a CDS encoding TRAP transporter small permease, producing MKNLILRANDALYNACIWISGLSLTAIALIIPWGIFARYVLGTGSRWPEPVAVLLVTVFTFLGAAAAYRANAHMAVAIFTARLGASFSKGCGVLIQLLMGIVALFMLIWGINLCMATWGQFNSALPGLRTGMAYLPIPVGAAVTLAFVIERMLLGEQHERPIMQLDAPAAEGVE
- a CDS encoding NAD(P)-dependent oxidoreductase, with protein sequence MTQALNAAGQRAGVIGLGNMGGGMALSLHRAGFAVTGFDPSPAAREALAASGMALVDSIAALVAASDVIVLSLPTSDIVEKVVLGEDGILAHARHPVILLDTSTADPTSTVRIAQALAGSPISFVDGPVSGGPKAAHSGNMTMLLGGDEAVLARLAPALDVMTGKRVRVGPVGAGHSAKLLNNLLCGVHLVAAGEAMRIARGAGLDPEEILKGINAGSGRSGVTEVNYPTWILNDAFNSGFTMKLMRKDLRLAAGLIERAGAGAPLSAEALRLWRESAGDVADSDDFNCIVNYEEKQ
- a CDS encoding TRAP transporter substrate-binding protein, with the translated sequence MKPLRTLLAALPLALALPSVALAQTLKASDTHSAGYPTVVAVEQMGKKLEAATGGKLKIQMFSGGVLGTETEVVEQTQLGAVQIARISLGVVGPIVPDVNVFNLPYVFRDEAHMRRVVDGEIGQEILDKVTNANFNLVALGWMDGGTRHLYTKKPVRTAADLKGMKIRMQNNPVLLDTMEAMGGNGVAMNTGEIFSALQTGVIDGAENNSPTLLAHNHYQITKFFTQSGHLIIPELLVMSKRSWEKLTPEHQALVKKVAREAQLEQRELWNKRVAESNDKLKAAGVEFIEIDKTPFQQGTAPVREKHGAPYAELMKRIAAVQ
- a CDS encoding LysR family transcriptional regulator; this encodes MPAFPEQRLPYLYEAVHCGSVRAAAEKLAIAPSAVSRQIALLEEELNVALLERHRKGVVPTQAGQLLIDYTRQQVAHRGDMLSKIESLRGLRSGSVAVVTGEGFVQDLVRNPLRAFREHYPGITVSVEINGTTEILRRISEDEAELGLVYNTPADSRIVMRAACQQPMCAIVAPDHPLRREQHLAFAELTRWPIALMNGSYGIRQLLAHVEYTEKTRLNPVLTTNLISVLKAFVATGQGITLLPRFSISHELAAGELFAVPVRHDILERAEVHLITRAGRHLSPAANQFVSHCLQGMSAFRPGAN
- a CDS encoding aldose 1-epimerase, with product MTRDVPRTPLLVLQDGLTRLALAPSLGGAIASWRRLRDGLPLLRDGGDAIASDASPRTLAQYPLVPWSNRIGQGGYETPQGWQALAPNTSHDPHPIHGSAWQQAWQVVSHGARHAHLRLACATPFAYVAEQRITLDEGCLDCRLVVTHHDHRPNWHGLGLHPYFPRNAATRLHAPATAVWQGQPGALPDALTPVPADWRFPQARALPATPVDHAFDGWDGTCVISQPDHGYALAGRATGCGLYLLYCPAGRDFFCFEPVSHPIDAHHLPGRPGLRWLTSGQQAALRWQLRYRETPAPHMTGV
- a CDS encoding TRAP transporter large permease; the encoded protein is MDAFVLIGSFLLLIVLGMPVAYALGLSALIGAFWIDIPFSAMMIQVAGGVSKFSLLAIPFFVLAGAIMAEGGMSRRLIAFAGVLVGFVRGGLSLVNIVASTFFGAISGSSVADTASVGSVMIPEMVKKGYPREFSTAVTVSGSVQALLTPPSHNSVLYSLAAGGSVSIAALFMAGILPGLLMSAALMALCMVFARRRNYPKGKVIPLREALKICVEATWGLMTLVIILGGILSGVFTATESAAIAVLWAFFVTMFIYRDYRWRDLPKLMHRTIRTVSIVMMLIGFAASFGYMLTLMQIPAQITATFMALSDNPTMILLYINIMLLILGTMMDMAPLILILTPILLPVVTSIGVDPVHFGMIMLVNLGIGLITPPVGAVLFVGAAVGKVSIEATIKALLPFYLALFLVLMAVTYIPAISLWLPGLVL
- a CDS encoding DMT family transporter, whose translation is MSHAAKPAVFPRHVAIAVLLAVGCTFAGNHVAARIAFDEGTGLLLAVLVRSGTGLLALGAVVLWQRQSLRLPPGTWRWQALLGVLITIQSLCLYSAVARVPVAVALLVANVFPVILALLTWALGGKPPSRRTALIMSITLCGLLLVLDIPAKLAGQAVGPEWLVGIACAVTAACAFASGLWVTEHKLAPLAGATRSFYTILVVFTLMIGAGSAGVLPSGMVTPDSLRGWLGIAALAVLYSTAFSILFVSIPRLDMARNAPVMNIEPVATLFMGWALLGQTLEPIQLVGGAIVLSGIILLAYSKQR